A region of Catharus ustulatus isolate bCatUst1 chromosome 9, bCatUst1.pri.v2, whole genome shotgun sequence DNA encodes the following proteins:
- the LOC117000025 gene encoding regulator of G-protein signaling 18-like isoform X2: MENPLLLFPQLNISASKDKAYYKKTMIKEEPHKASKAGAKQKRNRLSLLLQKPEFHEGDHLGKPGSLTKAASVSPEEAVKWGESFDKLLSEKAGLDAFTKFLKTEFSEENIEFWIACEDYKKSKSAHELLPKAKTIFETFIQKDAPKEVNLDFHTREVTSRSMGQPERSTFEAAQSTVYRLMEQDSYPRFLRSAPYLGLLQGRAPARAPLRRRSRSFTVSDFKGARPNPTLW; this comes from the exons atggagaaCCCGCTTCTCTTATTCCCCCAACTCAACATTTCTGCTTCCAAGGACAAAGCCTATTACAAAAAAACAATGATTAAGGAAGAGCCACACAAGGCAAGCAAGGCTGG AGCTAAGCAGAAGAGAAACAGGCTgagcctgctcctgcagaaaccTGAATTCCACGAAGGGGATCACCTTGGCAAACCTGGGAGCTTGACAAAAGCAGCAAG TGTGTCTCCTGAAGAAGCAGTGAAGTGGGGAGAGTCCTTTGACAAGCTGCTTTCTGAGAAAG CTGGGCTGGATGCCTTCACAAAGTTCCTGAAAACTGAGTTCAGCGAGGAGAACATCGAGTTCTGGATAGCCTGCGAGGAttacaagaaaagcaaaagtgcACATGAGCTCCTGCCAAAAGCCAAGACCATTTTTGAAACATTCATACAGAAAGATGCTCCAAAAGAG GTGAACCTGGACTTTCACACCAGGGAGGTGACGAGCCGGAGCATGGGGCAGCCTGAGCGCAGCACGTTCGAGGCGGCGCAGAGCACGGTGTACAGGCTGATGGAGCAGGACAGCTACCCTCGCTTCCTGAGGTCTGCTCCCtacctggggctgctgcagggccgGGCCCCCGCCCGTGCCCCCCtgcgccgccgctcccgctcctTCACCGTCAGCGACTTCAAGGGCGCGCGGCCCAACCCCACCCTGtggtga
- the LOC117000025 gene encoding regulator of G-protein signaling 18-like isoform X1, whose product MENPLLLFPQLNISASKDKAYYKKTMIKEEPHKASKAGAKQKRNRLSLLLQKPEFHEGDHLGKPGSLTKAASSVSPEEAVKWGESFDKLLSEKAGLDAFTKFLKTEFSEENIEFWIACEDYKKSKSAHELLPKAKTIFETFIQKDAPKEVNLDFHTREVTSRSMGQPERSTFEAAQSTVYRLMEQDSYPRFLRSAPYLGLLQGRAPARAPLRRRSRSFTVSDFKGARPNPTLW is encoded by the exons atggagaaCCCGCTTCTCTTATTCCCCCAACTCAACATTTCTGCTTCCAAGGACAAAGCCTATTACAAAAAAACAATGATTAAGGAAGAGCCACACAAGGCAAGCAAGGCTGG AGCTAAGCAGAAGAGAAACAGGCTgagcctgctcctgcagaaaccTGAATTCCACGAAGGGGATCACCTTGGCAAACCTGGGAGCTTGACAAAAGCAGCAAG CAGTGTGTCTCCTGAAGAAGCAGTGAAGTGGGGAGAGTCCTTTGACAAGCTGCTTTCTGAGAAAG CTGGGCTGGATGCCTTCACAAAGTTCCTGAAAACTGAGTTCAGCGAGGAGAACATCGAGTTCTGGATAGCCTGCGAGGAttacaagaaaagcaaaagtgcACATGAGCTCCTGCCAAAAGCCAAGACCATTTTTGAAACATTCATACAGAAAGATGCTCCAAAAGAG GTGAACCTGGACTTTCACACCAGGGAGGTGACGAGCCGGAGCATGGGGCAGCCTGAGCGCAGCACGTTCGAGGCGGCGCAGAGCACGGTGTACAGGCTGATGGAGCAGGACAGCTACCCTCGCTTCCTGAGGTCTGCTCCCtacctggggctgctgcagggccgGGCCCCCGCCCGTGCCCCCCtgcgccgccgctcccgctcctTCACCGTCAGCGACTTCAAGGGCGCGCGGCCCAACCCCACCCTGtggtga